One Prunus dulcis chromosome 7, ALMONDv2, whole genome shotgun sequence DNA segment encodes these proteins:
- the LOC117634521 gene encoding uncharacterized protein LOC117634521 encodes MSRRNGSGPKLDLKLNLSPPRASNNNPLLQSPRRSATVSPTSPPSSCVSSELNQEDNFRYSNSPEAEATSMVLVGCPRCLMYVMLSEDDPKCPKCKSTVLLDLVHDNNYNNNSTTTMKTRRS; translated from the coding sequence ATGAGTAGGAGGAATGGAAGTGGTCCAAAGCTTGATCTGAAGCTGAACCTGTCACCACCAAGGGCAAGTAATAATAATCCACTGCTGCAGTCACCAAGAAGATCAGCTACTGTTTCACCAACATCACCACCAAGCTCATGTGTTTCCTCTGAGCTCAATCAGGAAGACAATTTCAGATACTCAAACAGCCCTGAGGCCGAGGCCACTTCCATGGTGCTTGTGGGTTGCCCAAGGTGCCTCATGTATGTGATGCTTTCAGAAGATGACCCAAAATGCCCCAAATGCAAGAGCACTGTTTTGCTTGACCTTGTTCATGACAACAACTACAACAACAACTCAACAACAACCATGAAGACAAGGAGGAGCTAA